A single genomic interval of Flammeovirga agarivorans harbors:
- a CDS encoding T9SS type A sorting domain-containing protein, giving the protein MKKIYHSLSKVLACVSVLVYAQETTAQTAVSIDFQTQRYLDEVSELDRSKFFNIHMSAGKDYSDQDMEDLQEWDVKMGRSFWGAFGRYNDYISSNQVFPTEDKIMSDGQKNIISTKEQPFYKHITRQLVVTDHPSSMIHMDLDTEEAGKFAAKYFKYNYEDELRPLYYEPVNEPFVHAKEFMGDSYKESEVRRKTAEYFKEIGKAFDEEGLNTFVVGYSSAWPSMELWDFGHWESRMKMFMDVAGDYMDGFSTHLYDGINVTGQDTERSGSNADAILDLIETYSYIKWGMIKPHAITEYGGISEGYGNTYTDVESIQTVRSINHIIFGLMDREDRLMISIPFITGKSPWYYEANDYEPYGANLWRPVKSSVENGVIKEYSFTEKVMFYDLWKNVQGKRVRCSSSNPDVFVQAFVHEDKAYICLNNIATDNQDVALQFLSSVGDIENINKRSLKIYQNEKAIYEDVDIDKVPESVTLEPHETVVLTYDLDKAVTFNKKAVRKEYYSKTYMQPIENGEKLTFDFNDVEVNAPNGEARLRMAIGRIHNLTKKPKIKLNGTEVNVLSNWKGYDQANRDDFFGVIEVPVPHQLLKASNTVEISFPDDGGTVSSVVLFVNNIYDVKGRLPFNGQAFSLPQKVEAEDFDFGGQGIAYNTAKNENTLGFYRLNEGVNIDKNDDAFEINLQDGEWTSYSIDVPESASYTLKLNTSSNTEESKITLAVDNENLGEPITITNSDNMEKEIQVELPKGSYPLHLSANGDVKVDYLEFSNAQTLSDAITFTSSNSEIKMGETNTFEVEYTAANARDIVLELWGDAFLLGQSRVTVEAGTGNADIPLDVYAEPLNYSNVELVARVVQVNSNSLNSFAEEVYTEFDFNPVLSVENGLADEELITVFPNPLRQNQSLGIRGESKIYQVEVINMHGQVLDTFEFSQPLKQVNLSIKGHYQQGIYLVKIYGEQGSYTKKIMIQ; this is encoded by the coding sequence ATGAAAAAAATCTATCACTCTTTAAGTAAGGTTTTGGCTTGTGTTTCAGTATTGGTATACGCGCAAGAAACAACAGCACAAACTGCAGTATCTATTGACTTTCAAACTCAAAGGTATCTTGATGAGGTGTCAGAATTAGACCGATCAAAATTTTTTAATATACACATGTCGGCAGGTAAAGATTACTCTGACCAAGACATGGAAGATCTACAAGAATGGGATGTAAAAATGGGGCGTTCTTTTTGGGGAGCCTTTGGTAGATATAATGACTATATCTCCTCTAACCAAGTATTCCCTACTGAGGATAAGATCATGTCGGATGGACAGAAGAATATTATCAGTACAAAAGAACAGCCTTTCTATAAACATATTACAAGACAACTTGTGGTTACCGATCACCCAAGTTCTATGATTCATATGGATTTAGATACTGAAGAGGCTGGAAAATTTGCCGCGAAGTATTTTAAATACAATTATGAAGACGAGTTAAGACCGTTGTATTACGAGCCAGTAAATGAACCTTTTGTACATGCAAAAGAATTTATGGGCGACTCTTATAAAGAGAGTGAAGTAAGAAGAAAAACAGCCGAATATTTTAAAGAAATCGGTAAGGCATTTGATGAAGAAGGTTTAAATACTTTTGTTGTCGGTTACTCTTCTGCTTGGCCGTCTATGGAACTTTGGGACTTTGGACATTGGGAATCTAGAATGAAGATGTTCATGGATGTTGCCGGAGATTATATGGATGGGTTCTCTACTCACCTTTATGACGGTATCAACGTAACAGGACAAGACACAGAAAGATCAGGTAGTAATGCTGATGCCATTTTGGACCTTATCGAAACATATAGTTATATCAAGTGGGGCATGATTAAACCACATGCTATTACTGAATATGGTGGTATTTCTGAAGGTTATGGTAATACTTATACTGATGTAGAAAGTATTCAGACTGTTCGTTCAATCAATCACATCATATTTGGTTTGATGGATAGAGAGGACCGTTTAATGATCTCAATTCCATTTATTACAGGTAAATCTCCATGGTATTATGAGGCCAATGATTACGAGCCTTACGGTGCGAACCTTTGGAGACCTGTAAAAAGTTCTGTAGAGAATGGTGTGATTAAAGAATATTCATTTACAGAAAAAGTGATGTTCTATGACCTTTGGAAAAATGTTCAAGGTAAAAGGGTACGTTGTTCATCTAGCAATCCAGATGTTTTTGTACAAGCATTTGTGCATGAAGACAAAGCCTATATCTGTTTAAATAATATTGCTACTGATAATCAAGATGTAGCGTTACAGTTTTTATCTTCTGTGGGTGATATCGAAAACATCAACAAGAGAAGTTTAAAAATCTACCAAAACGAGAAAGCTATTTATGAGGATGTGGATATAGACAAAGTACCTGAATCAGTGACTTTAGAACCACATGAAACAGTTGTGCTTACTTACGACTTAGACAAAGCGGTTACGTTCAACAAAAAGGCAGTACGTAAAGAATACTACTCGAAAACGTACATGCAACCTATTGAAAATGGAGAGAAACTAACTTTCGATTTCAATGATGTTGAAGTTAATGCTCCAAATGGTGAAGCTCGTTTAAGAATGGCCATCGGTAGAATTCATAACCTTACAAAAAAGCCAAAAATTAAACTTAACGGTACAGAGGTAAATGTATTATCTAATTGGAAAGGGTACGACCAAGCCAACAGAGATGATTTCTTTGGAGTTATTGAAGTGCCTGTACCTCACCAATTGCTAAAAGCGAGCAATACTGTTGAAATCAGTTTCCCTGATGATGGAGGTACTGTAAGTTCAGTAGTACTTTTCGTCAATAATATTTATGATGTAAAAGGACGTTTGCCATTTAATGGACAAGCCTTTTCACTTCCTCAAAAAGTAGAAGCAGAAGACTTTGATTTCGGTGGGCAAGGCATCGCATACAATACCGCGAAAAATGAAAATACTCTTGGTTTTTATCGTCTAAATGAAGGGGTGAATATTGATAAGAATGATGATGCTTTTGAAATCAATTTACAAGATGGAGAATGGACATCATATAGTATCGATGTACCTGAATCTGCTTCATATACATTAAAATTGAATACATCTTCGAATACTGAAGAATCTAAGATCACTCTTGCTGTTGATAATGAAAACTTAGGAGAGCCTATCACTATCACCAACAGTGATAATATGGAGAAGGAAATCCAAGTGGAACTACCAAAAGGAAGTTACCCATTACATTTATCGGCCAATGGTGATGTTAAAGTCGATTATTTAGAGTTTTCTAATGCTCAAACTTTATCAGATGCCATCACTTTTACTTCTAGTAACTCTGAAATTAAGATGGGTGAAACAAATACTTTTGAAGTAGAATATACGGCAGCAAATGCCAGAGATATTGTATTAGAATTATGGGGAGATGCCTTCTTATTAGGACAATCAAGAGTAACTGTAGAAGCGGGTACTGGTAATGCAGATATCCCATTGGATGTCTATGCAGAACCTTTAAACTATTCCAATGTTGAGTTGGTCGCTAGAGTAGTTCAAGTAAATAGTAATAGCCTAAATAGTTTTGCTGAGGAAGTATATACTGAGTTCGACTTCAACCCAGTTTTATCTGTCGAGAATGGATTGGCTGATGAAGAATTAATCACAGTATTCCCTAATCCATTAAGACAAAACCAAAGCTTAGGTATCAGAGGAGAGAGCAAAATTTATCAAGTAGAAGTGATCAATATGCATGGTCAGGTATTGGATACTTTTGAGTTCTCACAACCTTTAAAACAAGTAAATCTCTCAATAAAAGGACATTACCAACAAGGTATCTACTTAGTGAAAATATATGGTGAGCAAGGAAGTTACACAAAAAAGATAATGATCCAATAA